Proteins found in one Brevibacillus brevis genomic segment:
- a CDS encoding response regulator transcription factor: protein MSQIAKAYSFPLFQAFEHVLTFYESSQLPCGIILAVTNGSSEEKLQDLKMSLAKAEGFTDIHCFYDKQSSILGILLGDQMLGNTHFYSLFIKEQLQTQQLLAGPVFIASFPEQGESAAQVLSGMVQEITAGKGSVGEIHIYSGKRSSEEKRSLLLVSQDETVNEFLRIYLQRKGYCVYLADNGREAWEKYKRFLPDAVITDVNLAIEDGYQLISKINAVAHGTKIVVLTHKRLEDDKKRSFELGVSDYIAKPFSPVDLEARVRSLLS from the coding sequence ATGAGTCAGATTGCAAAAGCGTATTCGTTTCCTTTATTTCAAGCCTTTGAACATGTGCTTACCTTCTATGAGTCGAGTCAGTTGCCATGCGGGATTATTCTGGCTGTCACGAATGGAAGCAGTGAGGAAAAGCTCCAAGATTTGAAAATGTCTTTGGCAAAAGCAGAGGGGTTTACGGATATCCATTGTTTTTACGACAAACAAAGCAGCATTCTGGGAATTCTCCTTGGCGATCAAATGCTAGGCAATACTCATTTCTATTCTCTCTTCATCAAGGAACAGCTACAGACCCAACAACTGTTGGCAGGGCCAGTATTCATCGCCAGCTTCCCTGAACAGGGGGAATCAGCAGCACAAGTTCTCAGTGGTATGGTACAGGAGATTACTGCTGGAAAGGGAAGCGTTGGTGAGATTCACATATACAGCGGTAAAAGATCATCGGAAGAAAAGAGAAGTCTTTTGCTTGTTTCGCAAGATGAAACTGTGAATGAGTTTTTACGCATCTATTTACAAAGAAAAGGTTACTGCGTTTATTTGGCGGACAACGGGAGAGAAGCGTGGGAAAAATACAAACGATTTTTACCGGACGCTGTTATCACCGATGTCAATTTGGCCATTGAAGACGGTTACCAGCTCATCAGCAAGATCAATGCAGTTGCGCATGGCACCAAAATCGTGGTGTTAACCCACAAACGGTTGGAAGACGACAAGAAAAGATCATTCGAGCTGGGAGTCTCAGATTATATAGCGAAGCCATTTTCACCAGTGGACCTGGAAGCACGAGTGAGAAGTCTATTGTCTTAA
- a CDS encoding helix-turn-helix domain-containing protein: protein MIGSRIQQLRIDKGLSLSDLAERAGVAKSYLSSIERGIQRNPSIQFLEKIALVLNVTVDTLLQEKDIPSSENVDEEWYKLIEEAMKSGVSKEQFREFLEYNKWRLNRHK from the coding sequence ATGATCGGCTCGCGTATACAGCAGCTTAGAATAGACAAAGGCCTTTCTCTTTCTGATTTAGCTGAACGCGCTGGTGTCGCCAAGTCTTATCTGAGTTCAATCGAGCGCGGCATTCAGCGAAATCCTTCTATTCAATTTCTTGAGAAAATCGCACTAGTATTAAATGTGACAGTAGACACATTGCTTCAGGAAAAAGATATTCCTTCAAGCGAGAATGTTGATGAAGAATGGTACAAGCTGATCGAAGAGGCTATGAAATCCGGGGTAAGTAAAGAACAGTTTCGGGAATTTTTGGAGTACAATAAATGGCGGTTAAATCGACATAAATAA
- the glmS gene encoding glutamine--fructose-6-phosphate transaminase (isomerizing) — MCGIVGYIGEGQAQKILTNGLQKLEYRGYDSAGVAIFNGEKMEICKSKGRLAVLEERLVQSPMRGCLGIGHTRWATHGRPSDENSHPHTDESGKFSVVHNGIIENYLEIKQELLDHGVTFTSETDTEVIAHLIAVLYEGDLVTAVRNAVLRMRGAYALGVICEYEPDKMVAVRLASPLIIGVGKGENFIGSDISAVLEHTRDIVILEDGEMAVLKKDSVSLMKVETSEPLQRELFRVDWNVEQTEKDGFEHFMLKEIYEQPNAFRNTLLNRIDEDGKQIVLKDFQLHPEQINRFEKIFIVACGTAYHAGLIGKNVIEELARIPVEIDVASEFRYRRPIISEKTLVIVVSQSGETADTLAALRESRRLGAKVLAITNVQGSSIAREADYVLATFAGPEIAVASTKAYSSQVIVFYLLGLYLAQVKETLTETEREFMIANLRQLPEQAEKALQHADDIRVYAESIQNHASLFFIGRGIDYAVALEGSLKLKEISYLHSEAYAAGELKHGTLALIEEGTPVIALVTQKELQEKMVSNITEVKARGGNVLAITLEGNVELHRNVDEVCFVPATLPVFTPILSVIPLQLISYYTSLALGNDVDKPRNLAKSVTVE, encoded by the coding sequence ATGTGCGGTATCGTGGGATATATTGGTGAGGGGCAAGCGCAAAAAATCCTGACAAATGGTTTGCAGAAGTTGGAGTATCGCGGCTATGACTCGGCTGGTGTCGCAATATTTAACGGTGAAAAAATGGAGATTTGCAAGTCGAAAGGAAGGCTGGCCGTTTTGGAAGAACGGCTCGTCCAATCTCCTATGCGAGGTTGTTTGGGAATCGGACATACGCGTTGGGCCACTCACGGACGTCCATCCGATGAGAACTCACATCCGCATACGGATGAATCGGGAAAGTTTTCTGTTGTCCATAACGGTATTATCGAAAACTATCTGGAAATCAAGCAGGAGCTTTTGGACCATGGTGTCACGTTTACATCCGAGACCGATACAGAAGTCATTGCTCATCTCATTGCTGTACTATACGAAGGCGATCTCGTTACCGCGGTTCGAAATGCAGTACTGCGTATGCGCGGAGCATATGCTCTCGGGGTTATTTGCGAGTACGAACCAGATAAAATGGTGGCAGTCCGATTGGCAAGTCCATTAATTATCGGGGTAGGCAAAGGAGAAAACTTCATTGGCTCCGACATCTCTGCTGTACTTGAGCACACACGCGACATTGTCATCTTAGAAGATGGGGAAATGGCGGTTCTCAAGAAAGACAGTGTTTCTCTCATGAAAGTGGAAACGAGCGAACCGCTTCAACGAGAGTTATTCCGCGTAGATTGGAATGTGGAACAGACGGAGAAGGACGGTTTTGAGCACTTCATGCTAAAAGAAATTTACGAGCAGCCAAATGCATTTCGGAACACGCTGCTCAACCGGATTGACGAGGACGGAAAGCAAATTGTTTTAAAGGATTTTCAACTACATCCAGAACAAATCAATCGGTTTGAGAAAATATTCATCGTAGCGTGCGGAACCGCTTATCATGCAGGGTTGATCGGCAAGAATGTGATCGAAGAACTGGCGAGGATACCGGTAGAGATCGATGTCGCTTCAGAATTCAGATATCGCCGCCCTATTATATCTGAAAAAACGTTGGTCATTGTCGTGAGCCAGTCTGGTGAAACAGCTGATACGCTGGCAGCGTTGCGGGAGAGTCGACGCCTGGGAGCCAAGGTCTTGGCCATCACGAATGTACAGGGCAGCTCCATTGCCCGTGAAGCCGATTACGTACTTGCTACCTTTGCCGGGCCGGAAATTGCTGTCGCTTCAACGAAGGCGTACTCCTCTCAGGTAATCGTTTTTTACCTGCTCGGATTGTATCTAGCTCAGGTGAAGGAGACGCTTACCGAAACAGAGCGGGAATTCATGATTGCCAATCTGCGACAGCTGCCTGAGCAGGCTGAAAAGGCACTCCAACATGCGGATGATATTCGCGTCTATGCCGAGTCTATCCAAAATCATGCCAGCCTGTTCTTTATCGGTCGAGGCATTGATTATGCTGTGGCGTTGGAAGGGTCCTTGAAGCTGAAGGAAATTTCTTACCTTCACTCAGAGGCATACGCTGCAGGGGAATTAAAGCATGGAACGCTGGCTTTGATCGAAGAGGGTACGCCTGTCATTGCCTTGGTGACACAAAAAGAGCTGCAAGAAAAAATGGTTAGCAATATTACAGAAGTGAAGGCCCGAGGTGGGAATGTGTTAGCGATCACATTGGAAGGGAATGTCGAATTGCACCGAAATGTTGACGAAGTGTGCTTTGTGCCTGCGACTTTGCCTGTATTTACCCCCATCCTGTCCGTTATTCCGCTGCAGTTGATCTCGTATTATACTTCTCTGGCATTGGGTAATGATGTAGACAAGCCACGGAATCTTGCCAAAAGTGTAACCGTTGAATAA
- a CDS encoding glycosyltransferase family 2 protein, protein MRDFLQAYGIFAVYYVIVIETLYLTILSLSIKNIFSIIKSSMYSRFQSLSGSEYVPQISILVPAYNEELTIIENVRSLLALDYPKYEVVVINDGSKDETLQVLLQEFQLTRTEYAGGSRVLETSNVRGVYYNPQYPNLYLIDKENGGKADSLNAGINLSHYPLIASIDADSLLEKDALIRIAKVYMENPEETVAIGGIVRIANGCEIEDGMIKKVNLPTKILPMFQCVEYLKAFLGGRIGWSSINGLIIVSGAFGVFRKDFVVKAGGYRGGYPGEDMNIIIKLHKYMLENKLPYRVAFCPDAVCWTQAPDTLKILGSQRRRWGRGNLKNMLEYGIYIVGRPKYKVVGLITFPYNIIFETLNPYFRFTGFLALLGYTLMDMTQWRILAIYAMLNLLFGVLLGIGSLFMEELAFKRYTRFRDNLKMLAFLFFMFLGYQQLGVIWRFLGHIEFMRNNNTWGTMTRTSWKT, encoded by the coding sequence ATGAGGGACTTTTTGCAAGCATACGGGATCTTTGCTGTTTATTACGTAATCGTGATTGAGACGCTCTATTTAACGATTCTAAGCCTGTCCATCAAAAATATTTTTTCCATCATCAAAAGCTCCATGTATTCTCGCTTTCAGTCACTCTCTGGATCAGAGTACGTACCACAAATTTCGATTCTCGTTCCCGCTTACAATGAGGAATTGACCATCATTGAAAACGTTCGTTCGCTTCTCGCGCTAGATTATCCCAAGTATGAAGTCGTTGTTATTAATGACGGTTCCAAAGACGAAACGTTGCAAGTTTTGTTACAGGAGTTCCAGTTAACTCGCACAGAGTATGCAGGGGGCTCCAGAGTATTGGAAACCTCCAACGTACGAGGCGTTTATTACAATCCGCAATATCCGAATTTATATCTCATTGATAAGGAAAACGGAGGAAAAGCCGACTCGCTAAACGCGGGGATTAATCTTTCCCATTATCCATTGATTGCTTCCATCGATGCTGATTCCTTATTGGAAAAGGACGCGTTGATCCGCATCGCCAAGGTGTACATGGAAAACCCTGAAGAAACGGTCGCAATCGGCGGCATAGTCCGAATCGCTAACGGCTGTGAAATCGAGGATGGAATGATAAAGAAAGTTAATCTTCCTACCAAAATCTTGCCTATGTTTCAGTGTGTCGAATACCTAAAGGCATTCCTAGGGGGAAGGATCGGTTGGAGCTCAATCAATGGACTGATTATTGTGTCAGGTGCCTTTGGGGTATTTCGAAAAGATTTCGTGGTCAAAGCCGGCGGTTATCGAGGGGGATATCCCGGCGAGGACATGAACATTATCATCAAGCTTCATAAATATATGCTTGAAAATAAACTTCCATATCGAGTGGCTTTTTGCCCTGATGCCGTTTGCTGGACCCAGGCTCCTGATACCTTGAAAATACTTGGCAGCCAGCGAAGAAGATGGGGACGTGGCAACCTTAAAAACATGCTGGAGTACGGTATTTATATAGTAGGTCGTCCCAAGTACAAAGTTGTAGGGCTGATTACATTTCCCTATAACATCATTTTCGAAACGCTCAATCCTTATTTCAGGTTTACCGGTTTTTTGGCTCTGCTGGGATATACATTGATGGACATGACTCAATGGAGAATACTGGCTATCTATGCGATGCTGAATCTCTTGTTTGGCGTGCTGCTCGGGATCGGTTCTCTTTTTATGGAAGAGCTGGCCTTCAAGCGTTACACAAGATTTCGCGACAACCTCAAGATGTTGGCATTCCTCTTCTTCATGTTTCTTGGATATCAGCAGTTGGGAGTCATTTGGAGATTTCTGGGGCATATCGAGTTTATGCGCAACAATAACACATGGGGAACCATGACGAGAACAAGCTGGAAAACATAG
- a CDS encoding anti-repressor SinI family protein — protein MKTTPSPKDLLDKEWIDLILTARKMGLSIEEIRFFLMNSPLSFDEEKSEYFEA, from the coding sequence ATGAAAACCACTCCGTCTCCTAAAGATCTCCTGGATAAGGAATGGATCGATCTAATCCTTACAGCACGAAAAATGGGATTAAGCATTGAGGAAATTCGTTTTTTTCTCATGAACTCTCCTCTCTCTTTTGATGAGGAGAAAAGTGAGTACTTCGAAGCATAA
- a CDS encoding nucleotide sugar dehydrogenase, whose amino-acid sequence MSYFTKLKQKMESKTVKVGVIGLGYVGLPLAMEMAKSGFSVYGIDLDQRKVETLLAGRSYIQDVPCDVIQSSLSAQRFFPTTDYRVLKELDAVSICVPTPLSENQDPDTSFIKGVVREIIKYKKKNLLITLESTTYPGTTEELIQWEFEKLGLTVGKDFFLCFSPERVDPGNYSFNTHNTPKVIGGTTPKCLELGALLYSNLVTNVVTVSSPKVAEMSKLLENTFRSVNIAFINEMAMMCDKMGIDVWEVIKAASTKPFGYMPFYPGPGIGGHCIPLDPMYLSWKAKGFRFHSKFIELAQSINDNMPDYVINKTAQVLNLYAKSIKNSRILILGMAYKPDIDDLRESPGLHIYELFLENGARVDYYDPYAQSFVDKRGNTVRSIPHDLEQMKNYDCMVLVTNHKSFDYQKFADLGVAIIDTRNAFDSITGQHIYKLGNPARMHGEEERVVLLA is encoded by the coding sequence ATGAGCTACTTCACAAAATTGAAGCAAAAAATGGAATCAAAAACCGTAAAAGTCGGGGTAATTGGTCTTGGGTACGTTGGTCTTCCCCTCGCTATGGAAATGGCAAAAAGCGGTTTCTCTGTTTACGGCATCGATTTGGACCAACGGAAGGTAGAAACCTTGCTTGCAGGGAGGTCGTATATTCAGGACGTTCCTTGCGATGTGATCCAATCAAGCCTATCTGCTCAGCGATTCTTCCCGACTACTGATTATCGGGTGCTCAAGGAGCTGGATGCCGTCAGCATATGTGTGCCAACGCCGCTCAGTGAAAATCAAGACCCGGATACGTCCTTCATTAAGGGAGTTGTCCGTGAAATTATTAAATATAAAAAGAAAAACCTTCTGATTACGCTTGAGAGCACAACTTACCCGGGGACGACAGAAGAATTGATTCAATGGGAGTTCGAAAAGCTGGGTCTGACCGTCGGAAAGGATTTCTTTCTTTGCTTCTCTCCTGAGCGAGTAGACCCAGGTAACTATTCCTTCAACACACACAATACGCCAAAAGTAATCGGGGGAACCACGCCGAAGTGCTTGGAGTTGGGGGCCTTGTTGTATAGCAATTTGGTTACGAATGTAGTAACGGTTTCTTCTCCGAAGGTCGCTGAAATGTCTAAATTGCTGGAAAATACATTCCGGAGTGTAAACATTGCCTTTATCAATGAAATGGCTATGATGTGCGACAAAATGGGCATCGATGTGTGGGAGGTTATCAAAGCTGCGTCAACGAAACCGTTTGGCTACATGCCATTTTATCCAGGTCCTGGAATCGGTGGGCATTGCATTCCGCTTGATCCGATGTACCTTTCTTGGAAGGCAAAGGGCTTCCGCTTTCATAGTAAATTCATCGAACTGGCACAATCGATTAACGACAATATGCCAGACTATGTGATCAATAAAACTGCACAGGTACTGAATCTTTATGCCAAATCAATCAAAAACTCGCGGATTCTCATTTTGGGGATGGCCTACAAGCCTGACATTGATGACCTACGTGAATCCCCAGGCTTGCATATATATGAGCTGTTCCTGGAAAACGGGGCACGTGTGGATTACTACGATCCTTATGCACAAAGCTTTGTAGACAAACGCGGGAACACAGTTCGTTCCATTCCGCATGACTTGGAACAAATGAAAAATTACGATTGCATGGTACTCGTTACGAATCATAAGAGCTTTGACTACCAGAAGTTTGCTGACCTGGGTGTAGCTATCATTGATACACGGAATGCTTTTGACAGTATAACGGGTCAACACATTTACAAGCTGGGGAATCCGGCAAGGATGCACGGTGAAGAAGAACGAGTCGTACTCCTGGCTTAA
- the glmU gene encoding bifunctional UDP-N-acetylglucosamine diphosphorylase/glucosamine-1-phosphate N-acetyltransferase GlmU has translation MTSRYAIVLAAGKGTRMRSARCKVLHEVCGKPMIQHIVDRLHGLGIHEIILIVGHGSEQVKKQFGASVRYAYQSEQLGTAHAVMMAADLLHDKQGTTIVLSGDTPLVREKTLAQLLEQHETQHAAATVLTARVDDPTGYGRLIRNANGFVERVVEHKDATAEERLVCEINTGMYCFDNQKLFQAISRVKNDNAQKEYYLPDVLSILNEQNERIGAFMTDDAEEGGGVNDRIQLACAERLLRMRINEQHMQNGVTIIDPTSTYIDADVCIGPDTVIHPGTYLRGKTTIGPACVIGPNADVSDCIVGDNVEIRYSNVCNSTIRDGAVVGPYAYIRPGSDVGEGAKVGDFVELKNSRLGKGAKVAHLSYIGDSDIGEYVNVGCGTITVNYDGVHKHKTIVGDHAFIGCNANLIAPVTIGEGAYVAAGSTITDDVPNDALAIARERQSIKEQYAKRLMTTRP, from the coding sequence ATGACTAGTCGTTATGCAATTGTATTGGCAGCGGGAAAAGGGACACGAATGAGGTCTGCGCGATGCAAAGTGCTCCATGAGGTTTGTGGCAAACCAATGATCCAGCATATTGTCGACAGATTACATGGTCTTGGCATCCATGAGATTATTTTGATTGTAGGGCATGGGTCCGAGCAAGTGAAAAAGCAATTCGGTGCTTCTGTCCGCTATGCTTACCAGTCCGAGCAATTGGGGACTGCCCATGCAGTGATGATGGCGGCTGACCTCCTGCATGACAAACAGGGAACAACGATCGTGTTGAGCGGGGATACACCATTGGTGAGGGAGAAAACACTGGCGCAACTGCTCGAGCAACATGAAACTCAACATGCAGCAGCAACTGTATTAACAGCACGCGTAGACGATCCTACAGGGTACGGGCGATTGATCCGCAACGCAAACGGCTTTGTAGAACGGGTCGTGGAGCACAAGGATGCAACAGCCGAAGAACGGCTCGTATGCGAGATCAATACAGGAATGTATTGTTTCGACAACCAAAAGCTGTTTCAAGCCATATCTCGAGTGAAAAATGATAATGCCCAGAAAGAGTATTACTTGCCTGATGTTTTGAGTATTTTAAACGAGCAAAACGAGCGCATTGGGGCTTTTATGACCGATGATGCGGAAGAGGGGGGCGGCGTGAATGACAGAATCCAGCTGGCTTGCGCCGAGAGATTGCTCCGTATGCGAATCAATGAGCAGCATATGCAAAACGGGGTCACGATCATTGATCCAACCTCCACCTATATTGATGCCGATGTGTGTATCGGACCTGATACGGTTATTCATCCGGGAACGTACCTTCGCGGGAAAACAACGATAGGACCGGCTTGCGTCATCGGACCAAATGCAGACGTAAGTGATTGTATCGTAGGGGATAACGTAGAAATTCGCTACTCAAATGTATGTAATAGCACGATTCGAGATGGAGCTGTGGTTGGTCCTTATGCCTATATTCGTCCAGGTTCAGATGTAGGTGAGGGGGCGAAAGTCGGAGATTTTGTCGAACTGAAAAATTCACGTCTCGGGAAAGGTGCAAAGGTTGCTCATCTCTCGTATATTGGTGATTCTGATATTGGTGAATATGTAAACGTAGGGTGCGGTACAATCACTGTCAACTACGATGGCGTCCACAAGCATAAAACGATCGTTGGTGATCACGCCTTTATTGGTTGCAATGCCAACTTGATCGCTCCAGTTACCATCGGAGAGGGCGCTTATGTAGCCGCAGGCTCTACGATCACAGATGATGTTCCGAACGACGCTTTGGCCATCGCCAGAGAACGTCAGAGCATTAAAGAGCAGTATGCCAAACGGTTGATGACAACCCGCCCATAA